A region from the Synergistaceae bacterium genome encodes:
- a CDS encoding FliA/WhiG family RNA polymerase sigma factor: MTTDEEKKLWDDFSRTRSLAVRDEIVKRYLPLIKYVVGRMAVTPPQGLDYEDILSFGVFGLLDAVDKFDPSKGFVFQTYAIPRIRGAILDELRKCDWFSRTGREKVQRLNKAMEKVLRDKGELKDEWLISELGISEEEYYETQELASRGYITSLDDTNPLDDGDVPIEATIADDRETAADRLDDESDRQQLIAALQELPEKERTMLSLYYYDGLTLKEIGQVLGVSESRVSQIHGKGLSMLRTILKAKMNE; the protein is encoded by the coding sequence ATGACGACAGACGAGGAAAAAAAATTATGGGATGATTTTTCCCGGACTAGATCACTAGCTGTCCGTGATGAAATTGTAAAGCGTTATTTGCCGCTGATTAAATATGTAGTCGGCAGAATGGCTGTAACTCCTCCGCAGGGACTTGATTATGAAGATATTTTAAGTTTCGGCGTGTTCGGACTTCTTGACGCAGTTGACAAATTCGACCCGTCAAAAGGTTTTGTATTCCAGACTTATGCAATACCGAGAATCAGAGGTGCAATTTTAGACGAGTTACGTAAATGCGACTGGTTCTCACGTACAGGGCGCGAAAAAGTTCAGAGGCTCAATAAAGCTATGGAAAAAGTTTTGCGCGATAAAGGCGAGCTTAAAGACGAGTGGCTCATTTCTGAATTAGGCATAAGCGAAGAAGAATATTACGAGACTCAAGAATTAGCCTCGCGGGGTTATATTACTTCACTCGATGACACTAACCCGTTAGATGACGGCGATGTACCTATTGAAGCAACTATTGCAGACGATAGAGAGACAGCAGCTGACAGGTTAGACGACGAGAGCGACAGACAGCAGTTAATAGCAGCTTTACAGGAGTTGCCGGAAAAAGAACGCACAATGTTGAGTCTTTATTATTATGACGGGCTGACTCTAAAGGAAATCGGCCAAGTTTTAGGCGTGTCAGAGAGCAGAGTCTCACAGATTCACGGCAAAGGGTTATCAATGTTACGTACTATATTAAAAGCTAAGATGAATGAATAA
- a CDS encoding DUF342 domain-containing protein encodes MLNTDVFDLHAQSDGIYLSCNSKDFKENDVYAFLKEYGILRYDFKAIRNFIKDGQTCKICGRNPALEKDAKVNVSLAGDKMSASITIEPPFFAKPWPKLDEVIAVLHAYGIKVGIDTVAIQSLLARKLANESVVVAKGTPPIEGSDAYIELIKDPDKPFEVRDDEKIDFWSRSTIVTVHPGQEVAIKHPLVNGKTGVDVTGAAVRAQPVKNVEFSFGEGLKRDPENPLILLAVAEGQLKNDKGRLVVLPELTIGNDIDFSVGSIDFTGAVNIRGSVREGFHVAAQGNIEINGMIEGADVDSQGVVIIHGGVRGMGKGTIRANNDVSLSFADQATIRSGGSILVKNSVLHSRLYARRAVISLGGGRHSQIAGGRVDAGLEVSCNILGSEMGTKTEIIVGTPPDMLEKRKVFTGEIKRCEENLEKIEPNFALLKKLESAGQLDDSKRAMMMDLTKMKFQLQAARDNMQKELDDLEEQLALVRDKGIVRVKDICYPGVVISVRGLNYIVHEICKFTSFIADDEKRCIVLKPFDYMAGHLGG; translated from the coding sequence TTGCTCAACACAGACGTATTTGATCTGCACGCACAGTCCGACGGGATTTATTTATCGTGTAACAGCAAAGATTTCAAGGAAAATGACGTTTATGCGTTCTTGAAAGAATATGGAATCTTGCGCTATGACTTCAAGGCGATACGAAATTTTATTAAAGACGGTCAGACATGCAAAATTTGCGGACGTAACCCGGCACTTGAGAAAGACGCAAAAGTTAATGTCTCACTCGCAGGCGATAAAATGTCAGCGTCAATCACTATAGAACCGCCGTTTTTCGCTAAACCTTGGCCGAAGCTCGATGAAGTTATTGCGGTTTTACATGCTTACGGAATCAAAGTCGGAATCGATACAGTTGCAATACAATCATTATTAGCGCGTAAACTTGCAAATGAGTCAGTTGTCGTAGCAAAGGGGACTCCACCTATCGAAGGCAGCGACGCATATATTGAATTAATAAAGGATCCTGATAAGCCGTTCGAGGTCAGAGACGATGAAAAAATTGACTTCTGGAGCCGCAGCACTATTGTTACAGTTCACCCCGGCCAGGAAGTTGCGATAAAACATCCTTTAGTGAACGGCAAAACCGGCGTTGACGTTACCGGAGCAGCAGTCAGAGCACAACCAGTAAAAAACGTAGAATTTTCTTTCGGTGAAGGACTCAAGCGCGACCCTGAGAACCCGTTAATTTTATTAGCAGTCGCAGAAGGTCAGTTAAAGAATGATAAAGGCCGTCTTGTTGTGCTGCCTGAATTAACTATCGGGAATGATATAGATTTCAGCGTCGGCAGTATTGATTTTACGGGAGCTGTTAATATTCGCGGTTCGGTGCGTGAGGGCTTTCACGTTGCAGCACAGGGAAATATCGAGATTAACGGCATGATTGAAGGCGCAGACGTTGACTCGCAGGGAGTAGTAATCATTCACGGCGGTGTCAGAGGCATGGGCAAAGGCACTATACGCGCAAATAATGACGTGAGTCTAAGTTTTGCGGATCAGGCTACAATCAGGAGCGGCGGAAGTATTCTCGTGAAAAACTCTGTCCTTCACAGCAGATTATATGCACGCAGGGCTGTTATTTCGTTAGGAGGCGGCAGACATTCACAGATTGCAGGCGGGCGGGTTGATGCAGGTCTTGAAGTCTCTTGCAATATTTTAGGCTCTGAAATGGGCACTAAGACAGAAATTATTGTCGGGACTCCTCCTGATATGCTCGAAAAGCGAAAAGTTTTCACGGGAGAAATTAAACGCTGCGAGGAAAATCTTGAGAAAATCGAGCCGAATTTTGCATTGTTGAAAAAATTAGAGTCAGCTGGTCAATTAGACGACTCAAAACGCGCCATGATGATGGATTTAACAAAAATGAAGTTCCAGCTTCAGGCAGCACGCGATAATATGCAGAAGGAGCTTGACGACCTCGAAGAACAATTAGCACTAGTCCGCGATAAAGGCATTGTCAGAGTCAAAGATATTTGTTATCCCGGAGTTGTTATTTCTGTCAGAGGCTTAAATTATATCGTTCATGAGATTTGCAAATTTACGTCATTTATTGCCGACGACGAAAAACGCTGCATTGTCTTAAAACCGTTCGATTATATGGCCGGCCACCTTGGAGGATAA